GTAGGCGAGCAGCAGCGAGACCTCCTGGAGCAGCGCCCGGAAGGAGGCGGTGCTCGTCTCCACCCGGCGCATCTGCGTGAGCTTGTGCTTCACCAGCGGGTGGTCCACCACCGTGCAGTTCGGAAAGTCCATCGCATCCTCCTCGGGGGTCAGCAGTCGCGTCGTGTCAGAACACCGTGCCGTCACTGTCCACGCGGATGGGCGGCCCGCCGCCGGGGCGCCGCTCCGCCGCCACGCGCCGGCCCGCGGTCCACGTCCCGCCCTGGAGCACCTTGCCCAACGGCAGCTCCTCCGCGCTCAGGCCCAGCCGGCCCCGCACCAGCGCCGCCACCCGGTCCAACAGCGCCACCGTCAGCGCGCGCCACTCGACGATGGGCTCGTCACCGGGATGGAAGGACTGCGTGATGATGCGCGGCTCGCGCGGCGACAACACGCCCAGGTCCACCAGCAGGCCGCCGTTGCGGTACTCGGGCAGCCCGGTGAGGCCGTCCAGCTCCGTCACCAGCACGCCGGCCTCGGACAACGGCTCCACCAGCGAGTACGTCAGCCACTGGGACAACTTGTGGAAGGGGACCAGCGCCTCCAGGCTCTCCACCGGCCCCAGCGCGGGGTGCGGCCACACGTCGCCCAGGTTCACCGCGTCCACCATCACCCGGCCCGGCCAGATGGGGCCCAGCACCTCCAGCACCAACCCGAGCAGCTCCGCGGCGCGGACGCTGCGCTGCTGCGCGGTGATGATGTCCAGCAGCGCCCCGGGCCTGGGCAGCACCTTGGCCAACCCGTGCAGCAGATGCAGCCGGCCGTCCAGCCCGTCCACGGGATTCGCGTCCGTCACCTGCATGCCCTGCGCGAGCGACTCCCGCGTGAGCCGGCCCAGCGCCTCCGCGTCCACGCGCAGCGGCCGGTCCGGGTCCGAGGAGAAGCGCCCCTCCATGAACATGCGGAAGCTGGCCACGGCCAGTCCCTCGGAGCGCACCCACGTCTTGCCGCCGGCCTCCTGGTAGCGCCAGTGCGGACCACTGCCCGCGTCCAGCAGCACGCTCACCACCACCAGGTCCAGCTTGGCGCGCGCCCGCTCCTGGAGCGTCGCGTCCTTGAGCCGCGC
This genomic window from Myxococcus hansupus contains:
- a CDS encoding DUF1688 family protein — protein: MSDSALAKSDLSPAVAWLRTPSAIRERCHQLLDLGLAGKLEHFRVEPSRLPIVVDTVLHVTREHYPTLDVPLHSRWRHFDVGGVARLEELEARLKDATLQERARAKLDLVVVSVLLDAGSGPHWRYQEAGGKTWVRSEGLAVASFRMFMEGRFSSDPDRPLRVDAEALGRLTRESLAQGMQVTDANPVDGLDGRLHLLHGLAKVLPRPGALLDIITAQQRSVRAAELLGLVLEVLGPIWPGRVMVDAVNLGDVWPHPALGPVESLEALVPFHKLSQWLTYSLVEPLSEAGVLVTELDGLTGLPEYRNGGLLVDLGVLSPREPRIITQSFHPGDEPIVEWRALTVALLDRVAALVRGRLGLSAEELPLGKVLQGGTWTAGRRVAAERRPGGGPPIRVDSDGTVF